Sequence from the Actinomyces slackii genome:
CCCGCCAGGAAGCCGGCGCGCACCGGGAAGGCCGGGAAGGGCTTGAGCCTGAGATCCCAGTCCCACTCACCCGACCAGTCCCGGTGCAGCGCCTCGACATAGACATCCGGCTTGTCCCGACTCGCGCCGGGATCATCGATCACCCGATCGGGCCAGCGCCGCGAGATCAGATCCACCAGCGCCGAACCATAGGAGCGCACCAGGGCCGTGCCCCGCAGATCCAGCCACGGCGAGTTCAGCACCACCGCATCCACGGTCCCAGGATGATCCGCCGCCCAGATCACCGCCTGCAGGCCCCCGGTGGAGTGCCCGTGGAGCACCACCTCGCCATGCCCGTGCTCAGAGCGGATGATGCGCAGCGCCCGACGGATCTCCTCGGCATGGACGCGCAGATCCCGCACATCATGCGGGGAGGGGAGGCCGATGCCCGCCCGCCCGCAGGCCCGCAGGTCCAGGGCGTAGAACTCATACCCGGCATCCAGGAAGGCCTGGGCCATATGCGTCTGGAAGAAGTAGTCGCTGCGGCCGTGCAGGTGGAGCACAGCGCGATCATGGCGGCCACCGGCCTGACGCTGATGCACCAGAACCGCATGATCGCCCACCGCAGCCTCCGGTGCGGGAGTCACCGGGATGCGGCGCGCCACCCAGGGCTCGCCCAGGAGGTCGGGCTCGATCCCGGAGGCCTCGATCCGCTCAGGACGCGGGGGCTCAGTGGCTTCGATGGGCTCTGCGGGCTCACTCGGCATGGGGGGCACGGTCATGGAGTCAATACAAGCACGGGCCCGGCGCCCGCGCGTCCTGCAGGAGATGCGTGACTTTCGTCCCTAGCGGGCCTCTCGGCTTGCCCCCGGCCACCCGGCTGCGTACCTTAACCGTGACCATCCAGAGCAGCCGAGAGACCTGGCTCGACGACGCTGCAGCAACCCCCTTCGCGGTGAGGGTGCTTCCGCCAGGACCGATGGAGGAGCGCGTGAGCCAAACCAGGACCCCCGAGTCGCCCGAGGGCGCCCAGATCGACGACGCCTCGCAGGTCGAGGACTCCCAGGACAGCAGCCCCGAGGAGCCCATGATCTCCCTGCGCGACGTCCACAAGATCTACCGCCTGCGCGGCGGCATCGAGGTGCGCGCCCTGGACGGCCTGAGCCTGGACGTGGCCCCCGGCTCCATCCACGGCATCGTGGGCACCTCCGGCGCCGGCAAGTCCACCCTGGTGCGCTGCCTGACCTCCCTGGAGCGCCCCACCTCCGGCCACGTCCTGGTCGAGGGCAAGGACATGACCGCCCTGAGTCCCCGGGCCCTGCGCGAGGCCCGCCGTCGCATCGGCATGGTCTTCCAGCACGCCAACCTCCTGGACCAGCGCACCGCCGCCCAGAACGTCGCCTACCCCATGACCCTGGCCGGCGTCCCCTCCGGCAACCGCCACCAGACCGTGGCCCGCATGCTCGACCTCGTGGGCCTGGCCGACCGCGGCGACTCCTACCCCGCCCAGCTCTCCGGCGGCCAGAAGCAGCGCGTGGGCATCGCCCGCGCCCTGGCCGACGACCCCGCCGTCCTCCTGTGCGACGAGCCCACCTCCGCCCTGGACCCCGAGACCACGCGCTCCATCCTCGACCTCATCAAGAACGTGCGCGACACCCTGGGCCTGACCGTCATCATCATCACCCACGAGATGAGCGTGGTCCGCCAGGTCTGCGACTCGGTGAGCCTGCTTCAGGCCGGCCGCATCGTCGAGGGCGGCCGCCTGGAGGACGTCGTGCTCGACGTCGGCTCCCGGCTCTCCCGTGAGATCGTCCCCTTCCCCGAGGTCCCCGAGGCCGCCGTCGCCCACGGCGAGGCCGTCCTGGACGTCTCCATCACCGCCCACCCCGGCCAGCCCGCCGCCGTCGCCCTGCTGTCCATGGTGGCCGAACTCGGAGGGGACGTGGCCGCAGGAGTCTTCGAGACCATCGGCACCGCCCAGATCGGCCGCCTGGCCATCACCGTTCCCGCCGACGACGTCGAGCGCGCCCTGAGCACCATGCGCACGGCCGGCATCACCGCGGAGGCCCGCTCATGACCGCACTGACCCTCAGCGCCCACCAGCTGCTCGCCACGGCCGCCAATGACGGGACCTGGCTCAACAACCGGGTCCTGGAGCGCCGCCTCCTGGAGGCCATCACCGAGACCCTGCTCATGACCTTCGTCTCCGGGGCCCTGACCGTGGTCTTCGGACTGCTGCTCGGCCTGGCCCTGGTGACCACCGGCGCCCGCGGCCAGCACCGCAACCGCCCCCTCTACGAGACCCTGTCCCTCGTGGTCAACATCGGCCGCTCCATGCCCTTCATCGTCCTCATGGTGGCCATCGCCTCGGTGACCCGCCTCATCGTGGGCTCATCCCTGGGGTGGCAGGCGGTCTGCGTGCCCCTGACGCTGGGCGCCATCCCCTTCTACGCCCGACTGGTGGAGACCGCCGTGAACAACGTTGAGCACGGCAAGGTCGAGGCCGCCCTCATGATGGGGGCCTCCGGCACCCAGATCACCTGGGGCGTGCTGGTGCGCGAGGCCCTGCCCACCCTCATCCAGGCGGCCACCGTCACCTTCATCACCCTGCTGGGCTACACGGCCATGGCCGGCACCATCGGCGGGGGAGGCCTGGGCGACCTGGCCATCCAGTACGGCTACAACCGCAACATGTCGGATGTCATGGTCGTGTCCGTCGTCGTCATCCTCCTCATCGTGGCCGTCATCCAGGTCGTGGGCGACATGCTCAGCCGGCTGGTGGACCACCGCTGAGGCCGCCACCAGCCGGCAGCGCCCGCGCCCAGCGCCCCATACCCACTCCACCCGCATGCTCCACGCCCCGCCACGGGGCGGCCAGTGAAAGGAACACCCATGTCCGCAACCATGACCCGTCGCAACTTCTCCATCGCAGCAGTGGTCGCCGTCGGCGCAACCCTGGCGGCCTGCGGCCGCTCCGAGGGCGTGGGAGGCCTCAAGGAGGACGGCGGCACCACCGTCATCTCCGTGGGCGCCACCCCCCAGCCCCACGTCACCATCCTCCAGTACGTCCAGGACAACCTCATCGAGGGCTCCGGGATCAGCCTGGACATCGTTGAGATCAACGACTACCAGACCCCCAACACCTCCCTGGATGACGGCACCCTGGCCGCCAACTTCTTCCAGACCCCCAACTTCCTGGAGCAGCAGATCGAGGAGAAGGGCTACGACTTCACCGCGATCAGCGACGTCCACATCGAGCCCATGGGCCTGTACTCCTCCACCTACAACTCCGTGGAGGAGCTGCCCGAGGGTGGCCTCATCATCCTCAACTCCGACCCCGCCAACACGGCCCGCGGCCTCCAGCTGCTGGTCCAGGGCGGGCTCATCAAGCTCGACGACTCGGTGAAGATGCCCACCGTGGACGACGTGACCGACAACCCCAAGAAGTTCACCTTCCAGACCGTCGACGGCGCCCAGACCGCCCGCTCCATGCAGGACGCCGCCGCCGCCGTCATCAACGGCAACTACGCCATCGACGCGGGCCTGACCCCCAAGACCGATGCCCTGGTCCTGGAGGAGGCCGAGGGCAGCGCCCACATCAACCAGCTCGTGGTGCGCACCGAGGACAAGGACAACGAGCACCTCCAGAAGCTCGCCAAGCTCCTCAACGACCCCAAGGTCAAGACCTTCATCGAGGAGTCCTGGGCGGACGGCTCCGTCATGCCGGCCTTCTGAGGCCCGCCCCGCGACGGCGGGGAGCGAGCCGGGCCGCCTGCAGCACGTACAGGCGACCCTTGGCCCGCCCCGCGACGTCGGGAGCGGACGCCCATGCGGGGGTCGGATGCGCCATGAGCGGCCCATCCGGCCCCCGCGTCGCGCCTGCGGTCTCGATGCAGCGGCCAGGGCCGCCCGGGATGGGGCGGCCCTGGCCGCCATCCGATGCGGCGGATGCGGAGGGTCTGCGCCGTCGGGCAGCGAGAGGGGGCGCGCCGCTTTCTCCCTTTTTTATGGCTACTCCGCGTCACGGGGCCGTCTCGCCCCCGTCACGAGCCGGCGGCGCTATGAACGCCCAGATCATGAAGCCGTCACGGTTGCGTCAAGAGTTGAGCACAAGCGGAGAAGGCGCATTGTTGCGCGGAGTCTGGCGGGCTTAGCCTCTCGGTCCCCGATGCCGAATGCCTCAGGAAAGGGCCGTGAGAAAGGAGGGCGCATCATGGACTCGACTCAGACCCTGGCGGGGATGTACATCAGGCAGATCCTGGTCGTGTGCGCCGCCCTGGTCCTCCTGGCGCTCGGCCTGGCACTGATGCCCGTTCCCGTGCAGGCCGCGGGCGAGGGCACGCTGGAGGTCGGGGTCACCGCCAAGGGAGTCCCGGTGGCGCTGACCAGGGACTACGTCCTGGGATACACCTGCACGGACGGCCAGGAGGGCGTGATGCGCGTGCCGGGGACCGGGGCGCTGAGCGCCGTCGACGCCACCTTCCCCGTGGGCACCCGCTGCACCGTGGTGGCTGATGCCGAGGACCTCGACCTGCCCGGCTACACCGCGGTGGCGACGGGGGGAAGGGGCGCCCCGGCGCGCTCGGTGGTCATCGGCGCGGAGTGGTCCGGCAATACGGCGGCACTGGTCGAGATCGTCTATGAGGGTGCCTGCCGCGACGAGGTCGACCCCGAGTCCTGCCGGAGTGAGGGGACGACGGGATCGGGAACAGGGACCGGGGCCACGCCGACCGTTGAGGTGTCGGCGGAGATGGCCGAGCCCGAGCGCGCCCCCGCCCCCTGAACGGGCGGCTCCGAGCGGGTCAGTCACAGCGGGGCGGTCACGGCGGGGCGGTCACGGCGGGTCAGGCACGCAGCGGACGCCGATCTGCGTCGCGGACGAGGGTTCGCGTCATCCGACTGGGGTTAGCACAGGGGCGGGTGACGCAAAGTCACGTCGTCGACGCATACTCACGTCCTCTACGCAAACTCACGTCTTGCGCACCCGGGCTGGGCGCGAGTAGTACCTGGCCCTGCGAGTCGCGCACGGCTAATCCCGGATCCCGGCCTCGAGGACGTCCAGGGCCTCATTGATGAGCTGCGGGATGTCGGCATCCTCCTGCTGCCACCACTCCTCCAGGGCCAGCAGAAGCGTGCCTACCAGCGCATTGACCTTGATGGTCAGCTCCGGGCCCGCCTCCACGCCCCGCCGCCGAGCCACCTCCTGGGTGATGACTCTGACGGCGCTGCTGGCCTCGATCATCTGCTGGGCCCAGATGCTGGGCTGCTCGCTCATGTAGCGGGCCCGACGCCGCCATGCCGGGTCCTCGCGCAGGCTCTGCGCCATGGCGTCCACGGCCTTGCGGGCGGCGCCCACCAGGGAGAGGCCCTCGTCGATCCCTGACAGGAAGAGATCGGCTGCGGACTGGTCGTACTCGTCGTGGACGATGAGCCTGTCCTTGGTGCCGAAGTACCGGTACACGGTCGACGCCGAGGCCCCCGCCGCCTTGGCCACCTCCTCGACTGTGACGGCGTCGTAGCCGCGCTCGTCGAACAGGTCCAGGGCCACGGTCTGGATCTGGCGCATGGCCTCCCGCTTGGCCCGCTCGCGCAGGCTCAGGTTGGGCGCCGCATGCCGGTGCTGCGCCCAGTCCTCATCCCTGCCGGTCTCCTCGCTCACGCGGGCAGTCTACGAGGTTCCTCCCGCGGAGCCGGCAGTCCTCAGCGCCCATGCGGGCCGCTGAGGAGTAGGGCGAGTGCGGTGGTCAACGTCGATGCGCGGTGATACGCTCATATGTGACAGTCACTATCAAGTTGGAGGTCACTGTGAATTCGGTTGTCCGTTTCGACGGCGTCGTCAAGACCTACGGTCGCCTGCGCGCCCTGGACGGCTTCGACCTGGAGGTGCGCCCCGGAGAGATCCACGGCTTCTGCGGCCCCAACGGCGCCGGCAAGTCCACCGCCCTCCGCATCCTGCTCGGACTGGCCCGCCACGACTCCGGCGTCGTTCAGCTCTTCGGCTCAGACCCGTGGCGGGAGGCCGTTCCCCTCCATGCCCGCCTGGCCTACGTGCCAGGGGACGTAGGCCTGTGGCCGGGCCTGACCGGAGGACAGGCCCTCGACATCCTCACCCGCCTTGGAGGGGGCCACAGCCCGCGCCGCCGCGATGAGCTCCTGGAGCGCTTCGCCCTGGACCCCACCAAGAAGGCCCGCACCTACTCCAAGGGCAACCGGCAGAAAGTCGCCCTCATCGCCGCCTTCGCCGCCGACGTCGAACTGCTCATCCTCGACGAGCCCACCTCCGGCCTCGACCCCCTCATGGAGGACGTCTTCCGCGACGAAGTGCGCCGGGCCGCCGAGCGCGGCACCACCGTGCTCCTGTCCAGCCATATCCTCACCGAGGTCGAGGAGCTCTGCGGTCGGGTCACCATCATCCGCGATGGCCGCACCGTGCGAAGCTCGACCCTCGCCGAGATCCAATCCCTCACCCGCACCGCCATCGAGGCTCGCACCCGCGAGCCCGTCGCGCTCGACCCGGCCCTGGGCGCCGAGCTCTCCAATGCCGGGCGCCACCTGCGTGTCGAGGCCCCCACCGCTGAGCTCGACACAGTCCTCACCCAGGTCCTGGCCGCCGGCGTCGAGCAGCTCAGCGCCCGGCCTCCCAGCCTGGAGCAGATCTTCCTCGAGCACTACGAGGTCGACGCCCGATGACACGCCTGGCCGGAACCCCCACCCTCATCCGCCTGGCCGCCCGCCGCGAGATCATCCCCACCGCGGCATGGGCCGCCCTGCTCGCCGCGCTCCTGGCCGCAACCACCCGCTCCTTCCGCGACACCATGTCCACCCCCCAGGCCCTGGCCGCCTACAGCGCCGCGATGAAGGCCTCTCCTGTTCAGCGCTTCTTCAACGGCCCTGGGGCCAGCCCGGGCGCTCGTATCGACAGCCTGGGAGGCGTCGTCGTCTTCGAGATCGGCGGGTACCTCCTGGTG
This genomic interval carries:
- a CDS encoding alpha/beta hydrolase, whose protein sequence is MTVPPMPSEPAEPIEATEPPRPERIEASGIEPDLLGEPWVARRIPVTPAPEAAVGDHAVLVHQRQAGGRHDRAVLHLHGRSDYFFQTHMAQAFLDAGYEFYALDLRACGRAGIGLPSPHDVRDLRVHAEEIRRALRIIRSEHGHGEVVLHGHSTGGLQAVIWAADHPGTVDAVVLNSPWLDLRGTALVRSYGSALVDLISRRWPDRVIDDPGASRDKPDVYVEALHRDWSGEWDWDLRLKPFPAFPVRAGFLAGVRRLQRRVHHGLGIRVPILLCCSTTTGSPDADLEEAKRSDVVLSVEQMIARAPFLGNDVTVRQIPDGVHDLSLSGPRAREEYFAAVTGWLAARLG
- a CDS encoding methionine ABC transporter ATP-binding protein, with amino-acid sequence MDDASQVEDSQDSSPEEPMISLRDVHKIYRLRGGIEVRALDGLSLDVAPGSIHGIVGTSGAGKSTLVRCLTSLERPTSGHVLVEGKDMTALSPRALREARRRIGMVFQHANLLDQRTAAQNVAYPMTLAGVPSGNRHQTVARMLDLVGLADRGDSYPAQLSGGQKQRVGIARALADDPAVLLCDEPTSALDPETTRSILDLIKNVRDTLGLTVIIITHEMSVVRQVCDSVSLLQAGRIVEGGRLEDVVLDVGSRLSREIVPFPEVPEAAVAHGEAVLDVSITAHPGQPAAVALLSMVAELGGDVAAGVFETIGTAQIGRLAITVPADDVERALSTMRTAGITAEARS
- a CDS encoding methionine ABC transporter permease; the protein is MTALTLSAHQLLATAANDGTWLNNRVLERRLLEAITETLLMTFVSGALTVVFGLLLGLALVTTGARGQHRNRPLYETLSLVVNIGRSMPFIVLMVAIASVTRLIVGSSLGWQAVCVPLTLGAIPFYARLVETAVNNVEHGKVEAALMMGASGTQITWGVLVREALPTLIQAATVTFITLLGYTAMAGTIGGGGLGDLAIQYGYNRNMSDVMVVSVVVILLIVAVIQVVGDMLSRLVDHR
- a CDS encoding MetQ/NlpA family ABC transporter substrate-binding protein; the encoded protein is MSATMTRRNFSIAAVVAVGATLAACGRSEGVGGLKEDGGTTVISVGATPQPHVTILQYVQDNLIEGSGISLDIVEINDYQTPNTSLDDGTLAANFFQTPNFLEQQIEEKGYDFTAISDVHIEPMGLYSSTYNSVEELPEGGLIILNSDPANTARGLQLLVQGGLIKLDDSVKMPTVDDVTDNPKKFTFQTVDGAQTARSMQDAAAAVINGNYAIDAGLTPKTDALVLEEAEGSAHINQLVVRTEDKDNEHLQKLAKLLNDPKVKTFIEESWADGSVMPAF
- a CDS encoding DUF5979 domain-containing protein — protein: MDSTQTLAGMYIRQILVVCAALVLLALGLALMPVPVQAAGEGTLEVGVTAKGVPVALTRDYVLGYTCTDGQEGVMRVPGTGALSAVDATFPVGTRCTVVADAEDLDLPGYTAVATGGRGAPARSVVIGAEWSGNTAALVEIVYEGACRDEVDPESCRSEGTTGSGTGTGATPTVEVSAEMAEPERAPAP
- a CDS encoding TetR/AcrR family transcriptional regulator; translated protein: MSEETGRDEDWAQHRHAAPNLSLRERAKREAMRQIQTVALDLFDERGYDAVTVEEVAKAAGASASTVYRYFGTKDRLIVHDEYDQSAADLFLSGIDEGLSLVGAARKAVDAMAQSLREDPAWRRRARYMSEQPSIWAQQMIEASSAVRVITQEVARRRGVEAGPELTIKVNALVGTLLLALEEWWQQEDADIPQLINEALDVLEAGIRD
- a CDS encoding ABC transporter ATP-binding protein, giving the protein MNSVVRFDGVVKTYGRLRALDGFDLEVRPGEIHGFCGPNGAGKSTALRILLGLARHDSGVVQLFGSDPWREAVPLHARLAYVPGDVGLWPGLTGGQALDILTRLGGGHSPRRRDELLERFALDPTKKARTYSKGNRQKVALIAAFAADVELLILDEPTSGLDPLMEDVFRDEVRRAAERGTTVLLSSHILTEVEELCGRVTIIRDGRTVRSSTLAEIQSLTRTAIEARTREPVALDPALGAELSNAGRHLRVEAPTAELDTVLTQVLAAGVEQLSARPPSLEQIFLEHYEVDAR